In the Acropora muricata isolate sample 2 chromosome 10, ASM3666990v1, whole genome shotgun sequence genome, one interval contains:
- the LOC136931707 gene encoding uncharacterized protein, with the protein MAGCTSRERNTPALLREVDTINEEEPQVVILSVHFGCQMASIMMLRCYRKECCCALRAQLCREMRLKIRKMARSDQEHPTKGVKGQTWKKALMCFVDDLLRYQKKKPKGI; encoded by the exons ATGGCTGGATGTACTTCACGCGAGAGAAATACCCCAGCTCTTCTTAGAGAAG TGGACACAATTAATGAAGAGGAACCGCAAGTGGTGATATTGTCAGTGCACTTTGGCTGTCAAATGGCCAGTATTATGATGCTAAGGTGCTACAGAAAGGAG TGCTGCTGTGCACTAAGGGCCCAACTGTGCAGGGAAATGAGGCTAAAGATCAGGAAGATGGCAAGATCAGATCAAGAGCACCCAACAAAAGGCGTAAAAGGTCAAACATGGAAAAAAGCCTTGATGTGTTTTGTGGACGATTTACTCAGATATCAAAAGAAGAAACCGAAAG GTATCTAA